The sequence below is a genomic window from Ischnura elegans chromosome 2, ioIscEleg1.1, whole genome shotgun sequence.
GCCCCGATGATTCGTCTTAAATTCAGTAGTGATAATTCTGTGTTTTCAAATTAATAAGTGAGATAATTTAATCAGGGTAAGATAATTTTAGAACGTGTTTAGAATCGACATAAACATGCAATGACGGAAAATGTAcccttttttttagcatttaatgtgcaggaaaatattgaaaatagactGCTTTGTGTTCCCTGAAAATTACACCATGTTAGTTTTAGCTGAGTAGGTACCTAATTTGTTGCGAAAAAAGACGGTCAAACGGTTGAGTTTCTTTTCGAGGCTCCATCACGAATGAAATACTCAAAACAAGTACTTAACGCGTGTTATGATAAGCTACTTCGGAAATTCAACGCATCTAGTTCCTCAGAATGCTATGGTCAGGATAATCGCTCTTATTCCTCTTCCCTCATACCAAACGAAACAGTCTCCAGAAATATCTGTTTCACTACTTCTTCTTACCTGTTGGCACGGTGAGGATAAACCACCTCTTCAGCGCTTGTATGCCTTTATACGAAGTGGAAAATGGCATCAAGAGTGTAAAGGGACCATTTTTATATCTTAATAGTGTACGTGAAGAAGGAGTTATGAAGAGGCTACCAGTGGTTATGCACACCAAAGTTAGGAAAACTACAATCTATTCAATTTGTgcgcttttaattattttatattttttcattattcatgttGTCATAAGCTAAATTCGTCCGACAGTGAGCCGTTTGTGCATCAAACCCATTCTTAAAAACTCCCCACCTCGTCCGTTTGCCTCAGAATATCCTCGTGTTTCCAATATCCAACTTATACTCCATCTAAGTGGAGATTCGCCGTATGTGCTGTTGCTGTTAGACACATATCGGCACGTGCGAGTCTCCGAGGGTCTCTCTTCCCTATCGCCCCAGATATTTCGCCACGATCGATGCTCCAGGGTCGTTAAAGACTTTTGGGGGAATCTCGGCTTCAGTAGTTGTTGTCTTCTCCTTTGAAATTCGGGGGAAACTTATCCTCGGCGGAGGCGTTTTACGAGGCGTCCGCCTTCCGCCACTCGACCGTGCATATAAATCCGGGCTAATGAAGCCGAGAGAGTTGGGCGGAACTCCCAAAAGAGCTCCACAGATAAGTGGCCTCGGCTCAGAGAGGGGCGTCGCCCTGGCCACTGCTCATCTCCCGCAGCGCTTCGCAACTAGGCGAACCAATTTCCGGTCCCCTCATCCCGTCCTAATGATGTGTTCCTAGGGATGGATTGTCTCTCGCCTTCCGTTGAATTTGATCTCTCCGTAGATTTCTCATGTCGCTCACTCGTTACTTGGTCTTGATGCTCTCTCAGAATAGTTTAAGGGCCGTCTCAGGATTAGATACAGACACGTGAATCAGTCAGGGATCGCGCCCTAACGGACAGGTTCCTTTCAAATGGCGGCCTGGAACATCGAGGATTTCTCGGTTGGGCGCGTTCTAACTCACTATCGGATGAGAATCCATAGATCAGAGGCCAGGCGCGCTGAACTCTCATTAATTGattgtatttctatttttttagttaaggaacaaatttccacAAACACACGCATAAAAAACTATCTATTTAGGATATATTTTCGGGCTCTGCACCTGGTTATAGCCTTCACTTCCCTCATtccgtttcggaaaacgactcgCTTTCCATTTCCAAGGCGTGTTTATCGCATCGTGACAGATTTCATACTGAATTAAATTAATCGCTGGTGGACATCAGCAATTAATTTTACGGGTCGTCTGATTTCCTGATGCTCGTTATTTGCCTTTAAATGATTTTCTGTCGTTGcctcgttttttttcttaaatcttaTATTATTTCTTGATTGGatctttcgcggctcatgatgattaaaaaaaaaataagtcacatacgggtgtatgccgcgtgtcgcactggagattgccccgacgtttcgcgaccgactgcttattcaaggaaataatgctggagttggtttttgctgccttttttatatttcaggtgggaggggtgggcggagggtgtgaggagtttggactggagggggaagataacgaaatgctgcggatgactgggttccaagtattgctgattcttaatccggtatctctattataGTTGTTCTAGTCGGGTAAATCTCCAtaacgacacgcggcatacacctgTATGTGACATATGTTTAATCTTATATTATTGTCTATTAGTTTGAATCGTATTCGTGAGTGCACATTTGGACGAGAAAAAGGAACGAGATGATTTTACTTCTTTAGTGGCTAAAAGAAGATTCTCTCGCGCTGGCGATACGGCCTGAAATTCACATTTCTCTAACTCCAATTGTATATATTAAAAAGCCATGCTTCAGTATGCCTGATCAAAGctgaatgatataaaaatacttattactAATAAACTGTATACATAGCAAGAATATTTTGTTCTTCATGAAAACGTCCCTTTCAATGGTAGTCCCAACGATAGCAATAATAGACCACTCCACGCAATCATTTTCTTCGATTGTTCCTGGGATGGCAATCACATATTTTTCCCACCACTCAGTACCACCCCATTTTCGTCGCCTAAACCATCACTGGTACCGCCTTTCAGCCGATCataacgcacggccgctaacagcgattctGACGCCACGATTGGCTTTTAatggaatgacagttgtaaacaCGGAAATCGGTGGAATCAGCAAAAGAAAAAGGGAGGGGCGCGATATCTGTTTGGCTCCATGAAAAGTGATATCACTCTGAGGTACGTGAAGAATTTTCGTGTGATTCGGTTTCACAAAGGAACTGACGGGccaagaaaagaaaaacttcCGTTGGACACAAAATCATAAGTTAAATAATTAAGTCTCCTGGGCTTTCTTCCACCGAAGTATATGAGAGATGACGGCATGTTTCACTGGAGTCATACATAGTCTGCTTCGTCAGATAAGAAGGGTCCTTGTCTCCTTATCTGCTTTGCTTTCTTTTCTATCATGCTTTGATTACCACAGCCCAATATTTTGAAAGCTCAGTTACCTATGGTGCAAAGCAGAGGTGGGAAAATGGTAGCCCACCACAGAGTTTGTGATGCCCCGAGGCAGAATTAAAAAAAGTCATAGGGTTACACTCGTCTCATTgaattgattatataattaaatgtgcaAGCAGCTTGAAATCTAACTTACAttaaattaactaaataaataagtagaatagaacttccactattatttaatttttatggtacaaattatatttcttctgaaattaaatataatgctaACTGATTAATGCAATCATTGTAAACGGTGAGGCCCTCCGAGGATAGCCTCCGCTCATACGAAGTGACCCAAACAATTGCCCGCCCCTGATGCAAAGGATTATGTTTTTCATCGTAACAATGTGCTctctttttactttcattatcaTTTTCCCGAAAATGGAGGTATGCGGTTTAAATCATATATGAGGGGCTGAGATGCCAAAAGAGATTTTtgtttctaaacagagttaggtgcagaaattaggCGAAGAAAGCAAACGACACAACTAGaaatttagtagtgcatttgattttccattcgatgTCAGAACAGAACAGAGAGACACTCGTATCCCTCGGACACCAAGTTTTGTGTCTTTATTCTTTTGTCTATTTCTGCGTCTCTATTCAGAGAAAAATCACtcgtaccctttggcttctcacctcctcatatgACCTTCAATTGAGAGCGCGGAGCTTTTCAGAAATTGTAAACTGAGAAATAATTGTAGAGCATACTAACTGGTGTCTACGTAAAAGTGGCgttgatttaaatcataaataaGGAGGCTCTTGAAAGTGAAAGAAGAGCactgatataaaaaaatggaattcaaagAATCGATGGAAGAAGAAAAGGATGTGATTTGTCTACGTGCTACGCAAACCGCCTCGAAAGGTATGTGGTGAATGATACTTCAGCcgttaacaatataaaaaaagaaacttggTGATATTTGACTGATGAATTTCATCGACAGTTTCTTCAACTTaagtattgcgggagtggaaAATGAATCCATACACTGGGTTATGAGATGATGTTCTTtgtatcgctctgaaagatagCTATTCTGAATCGTTTCTAGCAATCTGAGCTCACGATAAGTCCCTTGTGGCTCCCAGATCAATTCATCTAAAATATGTTTGCCCTCTATTTGCTCTTAGCTAATTTTGACGAATAGCATTTGATTTAGatactgaatttttattttctttacttcacGTTCAGAACTTTTTAAGCCGTTCTACACACGCTTGACACGTATTCGAGGTATGACCTAACGGATAAGAAGCAACACCGCTCCTTCACTTTTTCATCGTAAAATCTTCTTCTAGCAGATCGATGAATACCGAAAAAAATGAGTGCATCGGAGAAAGGTGAAGTTGCATCGGAGAAGATTGTTTCAAAAATCGCAGCTGAAATTGCAGTGCAGTTTCTGAAAGGATAATCTTTGATTGCTACGATCGCCGTCAAAATGGAAGTTGTATTATCGTGACTACTACGAAACCAGGACAAAATGTCAATGTGTACCCACTGGTGGATAAAAACTTTACCGGGCTGGTAATTGCCAATGAGAGGTAAAAAAATAGGGGTAACGGCCGTCGCCATTTAGATGACGCATACAATCATGATTCCTTCAACCCCTCTCGATAGTcggatatttattgaatataattCTTTATTTCGTAATATGCTCGGTTATAAAACTaactttttgttaaaaatatttagtttttttttcattttaccatggAGTAAACAGATCGTGGAAATCAAAGATTATCCCGTGAGGAATTTCACCAACAATTTTTGCTACATTCGATCCTCATCATCTTCCTTCGGCTCATTCGTTTTATCGTCTTTCGGTCTTTCATCGAATTGCATGGCGGCCTATTACACGTTTAAAGCATGTATTATCgtattgaaaatttcatagcGCATTTAATAAACTCTTTCCAACATATTCCTCCCACGAATTTCAAAACTATGCCTCGTTATTACCTCAGATGCATTTTTGTCATATTTGATATGTTAGCAAATGTCTAGTTAGTATGATCTGAAATTTTGATGGTGATTGGTCAATGTAGAGGTCAAGATTGGAAAATACGTCCGGTGGAGAGGCATAGAGTTACGCCCTCTATAGGTAACACTAACCGTGAAGTAACGATGCGGAAAACTTTGTAAAAATAAGTGTGGATTTGAAACGTAATTGGTTTGATTATGAATGTTAGCAACATTATCAAATTTAGGCCTCCattatttatatctttcataagtCTTTGGGAGCAGGTAGCGATGTTGTTGAATGAATAAGTTCAGAACTAAGTACTAACGAAAGTTGGAACAATCTTAATCAATTATGTGTTGCAAGAAAAGGAAATCAATCCATCAATAAAGAAATCATGAGGCGTTATCTATAGTAAGGAGATAGAAGCAAAGAGCATAACTTATTTTTACGAACAAAATGAAGGAGAATCCAGGTCCGTTAAATGACGACTTAAGACGAAACGTGACAGGTTCATGATACCGATAGAGGTTTTGGTAAGTACCTATCAGATGAAAAAGAATAGTTAAAAATAAGGAGAATCAGAACGACAGTGCATACAATAGAAGAATCTACAAAGGTCAAAGAGGTTTAGTTTGAGATACTGTAACGGTGTAATTTAAGACTATTGTTGTGAAGGAAAGATGCCAAAGAGCTTTAAGAACATAGTGATACCGAAACGAGTACTAAATTCGATGCGGTGAAAGGAATAAAGAAAGTCAGAAAACGAGAAATATGAGGTGATGTAGGAGATTCCAGTAAGCTGCTTTTCTCCGTAGACTTCAAAGGACCGCGAGATATTCACCAGCAGTTGTGAATAAGTGGGCGTCGCTAAATGCCAGTGGAGGACACAAAATCACGCCGTCTGCATTACATGTGGTGTATATGGCTTTAAATAGaagcaaatttaacaataatgtGAAATAGTGAATTTTTACGCAAATGGCGAAGGCAGTTAATATTTTGTGgggtatttatgaatttttaagccTAAAAGTAATTCTCATTcagaaattttgaattgaaatgcaAAAGATGTTATACTGAAGTTTAGAATTTATTTATATCTCGCGTGGTTTATGCAATGACCATTTGTTCTTGACGCATTCTTCCTCCTTATGATAGGCTTTGTTCTCTCCAAAACCATTTACAGCCGCCTCATCAGGCCGTCAAAAAAGCAGCTGACATTCCTTCCCGTAAAGCACATCACCTTTCAACGCAACCAACCGCCATTGTCTTTCCACTTTCAGCCATAAACCCAGCCAATCGAAACAACACTTACCCAGATAATGTGGAAACCAGGGTCAATTTTGTAAAGATAAGTGTGGATTTGAAACGTAGTCGGTTAGATTATGAATGTTAGCAGCattaatatattcaaataattatggTTATATCTTTAATAAGATTATATTTTTGGGAGCAGCTAGCGTTGTTGATGAATGAAACAAGTTCGAAACTAAGTACTAACGAAAGTTGGAacaattttaatcaattaaatgCTGCaagatttttttagttatcaggggaaggttgcctaaatcgcaccaattttggaaaaaacaaataaactcaaaaataattgaggaatataagtttttaatgctgccAAATGGACTGTCTACTTCCCTCAAAAATTTTGCGGACagtcaattccaagttgaacacatgtataaaaattcaatttcaaacctctgcaaatagtgcgatttaggcaaccagTTTTCCATttcgcaccactggaggccaaaattaggaaatgatgtttcaacgacaatgagaggcagaAAGGCAAGATATTTATTAAATCCCTCAACTGGAAAAATCTGTGCATTAGAATACCCGTTACATAAggaacaaaaaaagttaaataagtcatatctttgacattgATAATATGTATAGTTTTTTAGCTTaataaaagtctaaaataattttaaaaaattcaagtcttttgtagaagtgtttatACGTTGGAGTAGTCTTTTCGCGACAGATTTTTAAGACCTCTTGCATTGCACATGTAAAGAGAGACATGGTGCAATTTGGgggcgaccgccattttatatgaatcATTTCCATTGCCTAAACACGTGTTCATACCACGCTGTTAGtagcactaaatgaaacacaatagacttcaaATATATCATATATAGGTAAAACTATGTTAATACTACTTATTTGTTTTcgatattcttgtaaaaagacgaaagaaataccTAGCAGAAGAGACACTTTTTTTATACCCACATAATTTCTTAATACCTAATTTCCTTAATACCcacatattttcttaataattgCGATTTGTgaagcggtgcgatttaggcaattatCCCGTACTACTTATTTTATCTATTAGAATTTGCTATTGGCAAGTTCGTTTTTTAATGCGCGGAATACTTATGCAACATAGggactattattattaatattattactattagtgGTTACTGCAGACAAGTACCTGCTAGGCACTACGATAAGAAAGTGGTAAGTCAATGAGTGTCTAGTTTCTGCAATCAGCTTACGATTGAATGACCGAAGGGTCTCATTGCTGTGAAATTTATACGTCTTTAAGCCGTTGTACGGAGATAATAGGTAAAGGAGTTCTCACTTTCCAATGGGATGGCCCTTTAATTGTTTTTTGAGAacgaaaatgtgtgaaaatagtaCTGCAATTCAATAGCGATATAATATTCAATAACTCTCCCAAAATTTGTGAaagaattgcatttttttcaggtttttttaagATACCgccaattaaaatttctttctatCTATGCGTACAGCCTAATTGAATATCTAATGCTTAAACGTATCTACCATATGTGAGTGTCCGACCCTTTGACGATTTTGAATGCGTTTTATTCGCACTAATTGTTATCCTAAAGGATTGATGTCACTCAAAATTACAATAAACAACACAATGATCTTCCCCAAAACTTTCATACGAACTTCATTCAGTATTTGCATTAGCATATTAAGGTTAAAGTGTCTATCTCTCTATCTGTTGAGCCTGTGATTGATTTATATATGTTGCAATCTTTTCATTAATGAGACTCAGTAACAAAGGTTTGACCGAGAGTAAGGTAAAATGTATGAGCATTCATGTCTGATctataagtaaattaaattttatgcataagaAATTTTGGGGTTGCAAAGAAATGTATCGACCCACAATAACGGAATAGCATAAAAGCTTGAGTATATAGTTGAGTGTAGAGTTCGCCAAGATACCATGTGAGAGTGCGCAAGCACTATTTTATGCCCTTGGAATAAGTGGACCGAGTTGGAAGTTTTGTATCTCCCTTACTACGCAATCCATTGTActgaaataaactaaaaatgaaagataatttatttatgcacttCCTCAATACGGTCGGAAATTCGTATTAtcgttaataattaaaaaaaatacatttataatagtTCGTTCCTTCCCTGTGTAATGTCTCATGTCAGTACATGAAGAAGTTCTCTAGATAAAGCGTTTCAAGCGTGGCTTCCATTTTCCGAGTctcagaaacaatattttttcatgcgaaGCTGAATAAAAAGttagaatataaaaaagttagaaTACATTTCTGATGGCATTTCAGAAGCGTACagttgaattttttatcattaaaatttttttttgagtgaaGCCGTTTGAGTGGATACCGAGATACAACACTTCATATTCGGATACTTTCTGCATGGACAATAGGCTCGTGCAGAGACGCACCTTGCCGTGTGAATCCGACCCTGTTGAGGATTTCCAGCGCTCCGGGCATTGTCTCGTTGTCAAACAGCGACCTCCAGTCGAGCGGCAGCGAGGAGAGGCGCGGCAAGCGGAGGCGCAGCTCTCTGCTCCGGAGGAAGGAGCGGATCTTGCGGAGGACGTCGCTCACGCTGTTGCCGCTCCCCTGCTCCATCATCCGGCCGCCgcgctcccctcctcccacatcCACGATCTCCACACCCTCCGACAACCGGTACCGCTTCCTCGCAAGCAGCGCGTCCACTGCGCCCGAGAGGAGCCGCGCTCCGAAGCACGCGAGCCGAGACTCCGTCGTGGTGCCGTTGACCGAACACTCCGCGACGGCGGACTCGACGGAGCGGGCCCCGGGCGCAGCACCCACTGCCGCTCCACCGGCCTCCACACCGTTGTCGGACACTTCTTGCAGAACGCCCTCTGGAGAGATGTGTGCGGCGGTCACCACGGCCGTTGATATCACCAGCGCCATCAGAAGCAGGGAGGTTCTGTGGGCGCCCATCCTTCTTCGGGGGAGAGATGAACGGCCGATGGATGCAGGCGTGGGCTACCAGCAGCAGAAGATAGAGTGGAGGAGGACACCGTGGACACCTGCTGGAATAGGCCTTTGTTCTGTGCTGGAATGGCGGCGACATCGCTTATATACGCGACTCCTCTTTGCGGCGGGGTGGATCGGTTTTTGCGGCAGGAGCGACCAAGACAAAAGGAAGCGAAGTGCTGCTTGCTGCTAAAAACTTTTATCGGTCGGTCACGCCTTAGAAACCCCTGGAGCCTCCCCTTCCCATCGGCCCCTTCACCTGCGGCAGGGGCGCTCCATTTTCCGGGCCCATTGTGCTGCTGCCGCTGCGTCGGGCCTTTCGCTGGGGAACGGCCGAGAGAAGAGAAGGGCCTCGCTGGACGCATGAGTGCGCCGCAGGGGCGCCGGCGCGGAACTGCCCTCTCGCGGGGTCTTTTTTTCCCTTGGAGGGCCTtggcgggggcggaggggggacGAGGAAATGAATCGATGGGTCTCGGGCGATTGAGCCGTGTGTATTGTGGATGCCAATGGTCAGGCCTCGTCGACGCGTGTCCGTGGGAAGGTGCGAGGGTCGAGCCGAAGTGCTTGCGGTCCCGTCCGTCTGCATTCGCGATGCTGCCGAGGACACTTTTTGGAATACCAGAGGACGCTTTGCTCATCCGTGTCACTCTACCAACTGACCCAGTTGTTTTTGCATTCATACGTCAATAACACTTACCAAATGCCATAACAACTAGGACAGTcctattttgaaatcatttgaaaaatccaaattttatagTTGTGTTTTTATTCCAAACTTCAATGTTTACCAAATACTTTCGGAAAAACTGACATCTTATGAGCTCCTAAAAGATTTTCTGCATAGAAATCTGTTATTTTCTGTTAGATTGCTTATTAGGTCTCCACTATACAACTAGTGATTTTTACATTAATCCCAGGAAAGGTGGTGATAACTGAATATGTAATCGTAATGGCTGAAAATTAATCGTAAATTCCAAGTTTTAAAGTGATTCAATTTATTTAACTGTTTAAACTTTTTCATAATGTGAtgcggtaaaaatatttattattttaatgagaatGCATACATGAGTCGTAACATTATCGTTTCACTCTCTTTACTCTTAACGGCATGTAGGACATATACACATACCGGAATACACAGTAAGAGGAGGATAAACTTAGAAGTCTAATGAAAGGATTGGCATGTGAAATAGCTAAAAGCTATATGGGATATTTTGGGATTCGGAATACGGAGGATGGGAACAAGTTTTGGCTGAGTTTCATAAAGGAGTGAcaggaaaattttgcatttaaacgAGTCTTTCATATTGACTATGTCCATAGGCGAATGTagtcagacccttaaaaaatatgcaagattttcaatgcggtcccattatcattgcgttcattttttattacgaggtatccttgtgccctccccgagaacaaaatcctggatacggcctttcttgtgtcccccccagaaagaaatcctggatccgtccccgACTATAACCTATATCTCACGGCTGCTCGGAATTGCTCGGAGAGTTTTTATCTCGAAGTGCAATTATATAACTCTTCCATTTGGACTTTAGTGAGCTGGAATTCGGGGTCTCCATCAGTCGTGCGACTCTCTTGTTTATTTCTccaaatttcatcatttactgCCAGTTGGGCCCGCATAACGCGCATCACGTGTGTTGCATTGTACTTTAATTGCTACTGATATCTCCATTGAAACTCAATCCTTACCTTTGGCTAGGGTGGAATGAGCCACTTAAGGTAACTAGCACTTGGTAAAGTGCTCGCTTATCCTTAGAGAATGTGAATAAATCAGGTTTGAGTTGAAAGATCTTGACCAAGGAAAGTGATCTGACCCATTTTTGTTTCTTATCATTAActttattatctgaattaatttACCATAACCGTTTAGGGTTTTTCTGTTACTTAAAATATGTCAAGAAGGAAggcacggcgcacagtggtcccaaatcgaaaaaagctggccaaaattaattacgccgttgttattatgtatatatttgacctaaaggtctattcttactGTTTTTGACCCgattattctgaatttataactattttttatgtatttgcaataattttattgctatttcacattttgtttaaacaattaatttttttaacattggaatttgagattatactggtgatagtaaattaaaattatacatatcataaaactgaattagttatttaaaacatacataaatgcatataaaatgactgcattgtttatttttggacaaattttgaacgacttattttgaatgaaccaagagaacattttctactttctcatttgtttgatcgtatttgatacgaaaaataagttaatattaattggaaatttatattataagtatattattaatattattgtactgcattaattgtttaaaaattataatatctaattctaagtaagtagacaattttatagttccttgtaacgtgccaatggatttggaagcaattttaaacggggttccgtatttcacaagtttcaacggaggcattattacaatcattaaaatgttataaacaatatttcataactcctataactcaagttaaacgccaaatttattgatacgcttgcaataagctctttacgaagtgaggcatcaatttaacgagcacatgatttggtacgaaaaattaaatgagattttccattaatttgggcttttttaattatcaaaaagataagttaacatttttccttatctttctcagtcattgttacgaaaaaaatttaaatacattcatgatcactatccgacaaatcctcatcacagtcgtcatccactcaattcttccaggattaataaactctttacctcgactggtaattgaagtaatttccttctttgagccttagaaatacttgatatcattgcatctgaagttaggagtaatcttttaaacaggtcttcattcgttgctatccaggaaaatttccttgcatggtgctccctgaatcttcttatgtccttattcctcgcctccattgcctcctcggacaagtggacaataggaagggcagcttctttagatgtccgtcggaggagcaagtactgatgtttcgtgaaattaccagaaacgatcatggaaagggcttcttcgtgggagattttactttgcctcacatccttggctctccattttgataacactcgccgcgctcttgagagagtggttgttgtcacctcatttattattttcgccacgaactcatcacctttgcttcgataactcatggatgctctactggcgatgtgctagctctaagatcctccgttttccatctctaggccctttcactggacttctcaaattgtttaaataaaggcggagg
It includes:
- the LOC124154696 gene encoding uncharacterized protein LOC124154696; this translates as MGAHRTSLLLMALVISTAVVTAAHISPEGVLQEVSDNGVEAGGAAVGAAPGARSVESAVAECSVNGTTTESRLACFGARLLSGAVDALLARKRYRLSEGVEIVDVGGGERGGRMMEQGSGNSVSDVLRKIRSFLRSRELRLRLPRLSSLPLDWRSLFDNETMPGALEILNRVGFTRQVMWPEEGRGKNKGGGALAAAMLMSAATIGAVGLKGIGLLALKALALSSAAFVLSLVAALKKLVSKDDEGGGGHYVQYVPLHHSSGHHRRSLDIPYWAHATPQAAA